One window from the genome of Streptomyces cadmiisoli encodes:
- the eccD gene encoding type VII secretion integral membrane protein EccD has protein sequence MTDSAVSELCRLTVRAPSVSVDLAVPADVPVADLLPTLLRYVGEEAEEAGLDHAGWVLQRLGDAPLDEETTLARAGLADGAVLHLRPHTEALPEARLDDLVDGIADTAGRRLHTWHPGAARGLLVGSVVATVVAALVLVFRPGVTGSASRAVCAAVAGLLLLAGAGSASRAVGDRLSATALGLLVAPCLALAGWVLPGGDLTGPDAARVAGARLLAAGAAGAGGAVLALAATAVGAPALLATAVVAVATAVSGALIGYTGLDVPASVALVATVVVLAAGAVAPFAFKLAGMRMPSLPSSAGQLQEGIEPYAGNEVAERTELAGRWVAALFAATGTVAAAALVVLAENPDLPEVLTALALSLLLLLHSRGLVHIGQRLTLAVPGIWGLLLLARAWAVSSDGDGRLVVFAVLLAAAAALVIAAWTVPGRRVLPYWGRAAEMAHTGLAVALLPLTLWVAGLFGWLRGLFG, from the coding sequence ATGACCGACAGCGCGGTGTCCGAGCTGTGCCGCCTGACCGTACGTGCGCCGAGCGTCTCCGTCGATCTGGCCGTGCCCGCCGACGTGCCGGTCGCCGATCTGCTGCCCACGCTGCTGCGTTATGTCGGCGAGGAGGCCGAGGAGGCGGGACTCGACCACGCCGGCTGGGTCCTCCAGCGACTCGGCGACGCCCCGCTCGACGAGGAGACCACCCTCGCCCGCGCCGGGCTCGCCGACGGCGCCGTGCTCCATCTGCGGCCGCACACCGAGGCACTGCCGGAGGCGCGCCTCGACGACCTGGTGGACGGGATAGCCGACACCGCGGGCCGGCGGCTGCACACCTGGCATCCCGGCGCGGCGCGCGGGCTGCTGGTGGGCAGCGTGGTGGCGACGGTGGTGGCCGCTCTGGTGCTGGTGTTCCGGCCCGGTGTGACCGGCTCCGCGTCCCGGGCCGTCTGCGCGGCCGTGGCCGGGCTGCTGCTGCTGGCGGGTGCGGGCTCCGCGAGCCGCGCGGTCGGCGACCGTCTCTCCGCGACCGCGCTCGGTCTGCTGGTCGCGCCCTGTCTGGCGCTGGCCGGCTGGGTACTGCCCGGCGGTGACCTGACGGGCCCGGACGCGGCGCGCGTCGCGGGCGCACGGCTGCTCGCGGCAGGTGCGGCCGGCGCGGGGGGCGCGGTCCTCGCGCTCGCCGCCACCGCGGTCGGCGCCCCGGCCCTGCTGGCCACCGCGGTCGTCGCGGTGGCCACCGCGGTCTCCGGGGCCCTGATCGGCTACACGGGCCTGGACGTGCCGGCCTCGGTGGCGCTGGTGGCGACGGTGGTCGTGCTGGCGGCCGGGGCGGTGGCACCGTTCGCCTTCAAACTGGCCGGAATGCGCATGCCGTCGCTGCCGTCCTCCGCCGGCCAGTTGCAGGAGGGCATCGAGCCGTACGCGGGCAACGAGGTCGCCGAGCGCACCGAGCTGGCCGGACGCTGGGTCGCCGCCCTCTTCGCCGCCACCGGCACCGTGGCCGCGGCAGCGCTGGTCGTCCTCGCCGAGAATCCTGACCTGCCCGAGGTGCTCACGGCCCTGGCGCTGAGCCTGCTGCTGCTCCTGCACTCCCGCGGTCTGGTGCACATCGGGCAGCGACTGACCCTGGCGGTTCCCGGCATCTGGGGACTGCTGCTGCTGGCCCGCGCCTGGGCGGTGAGCAGCGACGGCGACGGGCGCCTCGTCGTCTTCGCGGTACTGCTCGCCGCCGCGGCCGCACTCGTGATCGCCGCCTGGACGGTGCCCGGCCGCCGGGTCCTGCCGTACTGGGGCCGCGCTGCGGAAATGGCGCACACCGGCCTCGCCGTCGCGCTGCTGCCGCTGACCCTGTGGGTGGCGGGTCTCTTCGGCTGGCTGCGCGGCCTGTTCGGCTGA
- the eccB gene encoding type VII secretion protein EccB translates to MQSKRDQVHAHSFMMGRLSSGLLMADPDAPESPLGRTTRGVVFGVLATVLIGAGATVYGLLRPGGNDAWREGEHLVVNHDTGATYLWTGIDGVLHPVRNYASARLIGGSDLATVDVGTNSLRDVPVGAPVGIPGAPDTVPARDRLDGGAWHLCVTGPDGALPSTSGLVPDTGVDEPGATTLVAGAPLDSRGIGGDRAVLVSGPDDTEYLVWRGSRLPLDRASDARTALGYGSERPMPVSAAFLDALAPGPVLAPPDVPGRGEEGPVLGGEASRIGQLFKVSVPGGDSTYHLLRKDGLVPLTRLGAALVLGDPATQKDAYEGRSPQARTVGADALREHGAKGSGPVGSAELPDAPPAPRSAPRGTALCAQVDGGNGGARITSVLVPLAGLAPVAVSEGTAQPLRPACSPTDATVVRPGRGALVRALNASGAAHAGTTYLVAENGVKYRVSAKNSLEALGYQIGDIGSVPAPLLAALPTGADLDPAAATGAAQPRVTAPDCGAGARQEQPESTDELDTSDTSGTVRAAGTVDAADTAAEKGQDRI, encoded by the coding sequence GTGCAGTCCAAACGCGACCAGGTGCACGCCCACAGTTTCATGATGGGCAGGCTCAGCTCGGGCCTGCTGATGGCCGACCCGGACGCACCGGAGAGCCCGCTCGGGCGCACCACCCGGGGCGTCGTCTTCGGAGTGCTGGCGACGGTCCTGATCGGCGCGGGCGCCACGGTCTACGGGCTGCTGCGCCCCGGCGGGAACGACGCCTGGCGCGAGGGTGAGCACCTCGTGGTCAACCACGACACCGGCGCGACCTACCTGTGGACCGGCATCGACGGCGTGCTGCACCCGGTCCGCAACTACGCCTCGGCGCGGCTGATCGGCGGCTCCGACCTGGCGACCGTGGACGTGGGCACCAACTCGTTGCGGGACGTACCGGTGGGCGCCCCGGTCGGCATCCCGGGCGCCCCGGACACCGTGCCTGCCCGCGACCGGCTCGACGGCGGCGCCTGGCACCTCTGCGTCACCGGGCCGGACGGGGCGCTGCCCAGTACCTCCGGTCTCGTGCCGGACACCGGGGTGGACGAGCCGGGGGCCACCACCCTGGTGGCCGGTGCGCCGCTGGACTCGCGCGGCATCGGCGGCGACCGAGCGGTGCTGGTGAGCGGCCCGGACGACACCGAGTACCTGGTGTGGCGGGGCAGCAGGTTGCCGCTGGACCGTGCCTCGGACGCCCGCACCGCGCTCGGGTACGGCTCCGAGCGGCCGATGCCGGTCTCGGCGGCCTTCCTCGACGCGCTCGCACCGGGCCCGGTCCTGGCACCGCCCGACGTGCCGGGACGCGGCGAGGAGGGCCCGGTGCTCGGTGGCGAGGCCAGCCGGATCGGCCAGTTGTTCAAGGTCAGCGTTCCGGGCGGCGACAGCACGTACCACCTGCTGCGCAAGGACGGCCTGGTGCCGCTGACCCGGCTCGGCGCCGCCCTGGTGCTCGGCGACCCGGCCACCCAGAAGGACGCCTACGAGGGGCGGTCGCCGCAGGCGCGCACGGTCGGCGCGGACGCGCTGCGCGAGCACGGGGCGAAGGGCTCCGGGCCGGTCGGCTCCGCGGAGCTGCCCGACGCGCCGCCGGCGCCCCGGTCCGCGCCGCGCGGCACCGCGCTCTGCGCGCAGGTGGACGGCGGCAACGGCGGCGCCCGGATCACGTCCGTCCTCGTGCCGCTGGCCGGGCTCGCCCCGGTCGCGGTGTCCGAGGGCACCGCTCAGCCTCTGAGGCCGGCCTGTTCCCCGACGGACGCGACCGTGGTCCGGCCGGGACGTGGGGCGCTCGTCCGGGCCCTGAACGCGAGCGGTGCCGCCCACGCGGGGACCACCTATCTCGTGGCGGAGAACGGCGTGAAGTACCGGGTTTCCGCCAAGAACTCGCTCGAAGCACTCGGTTACCAGATCGGAGACATCGGCTCCGTCCCCGCACCGCTGCTCGCGGCCCTCCCGACCGGCGCCGACCTGGACCCGGCCGCCGCCACGGGCGCCGCGCAGCCCAGGGTGACGGCGCCGGACTGCGGTGCCGGCGCCCGCCAGGAGCAGCCCGAGAGCACCGACGAGCTGGACACGTCGGACACATCCGGCACAGTTCGCGCGGCCGGCACGGTCGACGCAGCGGACACCGCCGCCGAAAAAGGTCAGGACCGCATATAG
- a CDS encoding WXG100 family type VII secretion target codes for MADGIIDLQYPKVQQTVEELMEQTRQIITTLNNLEDELKPLVSSWEGTDQEMYLQVQAEWDQATKNMAALLGDNGELIRTIHDNHSRDERRSADNWGGVRAR; via the coding sequence ATGGCCGACGGCATCATCGACCTGCAGTACCCCAAGGTCCAGCAGACCGTCGAGGAATTGATGGAGCAGACCCGGCAGATCATCACGACCCTCAACAACCTGGAGGACGAGCTGAAGCCGCTCGTCAGCTCCTGGGAGGGTACCGACCAGGAGATGTACCTCCAGGTCCAGGCGGAGTGGGACCAGGCCACCAAGAACATGGCCGCACTGCTGGGCGACAACGGCGAGCTGATCCGGACGATCCACGACAACCACTCCCGCGACGAGCGCAGGAGCGCAGACAACTGGGGCGGTGTGCGGGCCCGCTAG
- a CDS encoding type VII secretion system-associated protein, whose product MAGEKADVKHFDLKQMENFRDNEVQPVYLAAKKHREDGDGAHIRPLGHLVDGHTTPENLAQDKQLLRIGRMVTEPLVSGPKLIEGIRTAAVAIDNLLGDQMELFKELKEALTETIDEANRTRGKNLNAIDAQTLLQTFDEVDVLTSGSTGETDDS is encoded by the coding sequence ATGGCCGGTGAGAAGGCCGACGTCAAGCATTTCGACCTCAAGCAGATGGAGAACTTCCGGGACAACGAGGTGCAGCCGGTGTACCTCGCCGCGAAGAAGCACCGCGAGGACGGCGACGGGGCGCACATCCGCCCGCTCGGCCACCTCGTCGACGGGCACACCACCCCGGAGAACCTCGCCCAGGACAAGCAGCTCCTGCGCATCGGCAGGATGGTCACAGAACCCCTGGTGTCGGGCCCGAAGCTGATCGAGGGCATCCGCACCGCGGCCGTGGCCATCGACAATCTGCTCGGCGACCAGATGGAACTCTTCAAGGAGCTGAAGGAAGCGCTCACCGAGACCATCGACGAGGCCAACAGGACCAGGGGCAAGAACCTGAACGCGATCGACGCGCAGACACTGCTCCAGACCTTCGACGAGGTCGACGTCCTCACCTCCGGCAGCACCGGCGAGACCGACGACTCCTGA
- a CDS encoding AAWKG family protein (Members of this family are unrelated to eukaryotic Tcp10, although some members contain a repetitive region similar to a C-terminal repeat region of Tcp10.): MADRYDPNSVANIDKFDNARDPSTDTWATLVTHITGYPVPDRNTVFDSLRSDHGGKLFRMDIPERSLSALVKDSGFLTNKGEDYDIWFFDGGKRRSIMQARIVFEGRVKVDDEIIFAGPNSTNVNDAQVREGNEFTDYNKQKLSTIPLARYMNGPRAALLALLGGSTQDARFSNLGVPGNDVVDLNSFTTTGESFDFAAKFFRDHAVVLKDWEDRFGRDDASWQGEAAEVFRSLLRKIRENYDSYVETFDSTPGSGDETGTGNTVYSRALSLGRKYLEDAARTLLQAWIDWANSPYYDPHRVLRYVLDDLAQWVDANNVAKTNITSTTTRYTTSISHTPQAGFSQVHPEYGELTDIANWAKVGDKAVRIWSQGVDEYLGKPAAQVQSALNNHFIELGEDFSDNVPRPKSTSTASEEYEEKKIKEGEDELNRQNEENRRYQDELREEQERQREEDRRYQEELRGEQNRQREEDRRYQEELREEQRRQQEEAEREAEEQRKAVEKSLGGLNDPNAVDEQNLGSLDDLLNGNKPVTESLGDGGQSGPGPITQNLGNLGALNNGPGGNKNSTDAANEAVTQNLGNLDGLNNGSDGTLETPTGGTTQLTDGKVTTDFPDGSSTTFDPASGELTTTHPDGSTTTQDLGDGTRVTNPDGSVTSLGDDGKLTTTFPDGTVQTIDPETGQATTTHPDGTTTTQNLGSPGNLNGRNDLGDLGDLGDINSDVTTESIGDLGNLNSGQSGLETPTGGHTAVVDGDFTTTYPDGSTATFDPESGLLTTTHPDGTTTTTDLTHGAQVTNPDGSTTVLDNGKLTTTFPDGSTQVIDPETGIATITDPQGNTETVNLHDLNSTGGNGSSGGLGGGAQNGFGAGAAPLSDGVAGGAGSPLAAAAGAPGAPGMPGTPGMPMGGMGGMGAGGDRGNGERVRAVLVDAAEESERRNRRRRSPWNRQEDSDTFLAPASRVATTGGDTPEEEAEPSRRSTSSADYLEEDTDVWGTEEGGTPAVIGR, from the coding sequence GTGGCCGATCGGTACGATCCCAACTCAGTCGCCAACATCGACAAGTTCGACAATGCCCGCGACCCGTCGACCGACACCTGGGCCACCCTGGTCACCCACATCACCGGCTATCCGGTGCCGGACCGCAACACCGTCTTCGACTCGCTCCGGTCCGACCACGGCGGCAAGCTCTTTCGGATGGACATCCCGGAGCGCAGCCTCAGCGCACTCGTCAAGGACTCCGGCTTCCTGACGAACAAGGGCGAGGACTACGACATCTGGTTCTTCGACGGCGGCAAGCGGCGGTCGATCATGCAGGCCCGGATCGTCTTCGAGGGCCGCGTGAAGGTCGACGACGAGATCATCTTCGCCGGCCCCAACTCCACCAACGTCAACGACGCGCAGGTCCGCGAGGGCAACGAGTTCACCGACTACAACAAGCAGAAGCTGAGCACGATCCCGCTCGCCCGGTACATGAACGGGCCGCGGGCGGCGCTCCTCGCCCTGCTGGGCGGCAGCACACAGGACGCCCGGTTCAGCAACCTCGGTGTACCCGGCAACGACGTCGTGGACCTCAACTCCTTCACCACCACCGGGGAATCCTTCGACTTCGCGGCCAAGTTCTTCAGGGACCACGCGGTGGTGCTCAAGGACTGGGAGGACCGCTTCGGCCGCGACGACGCGAGCTGGCAGGGCGAGGCCGCGGAGGTCTTCCGCAGCCTGCTGAGGAAGATCCGCGAGAACTACGACAGCTACGTCGAGACCTTCGACTCCACACCCGGTTCCGGCGACGAGACCGGCACCGGCAACACGGTGTACTCACGGGCCCTGTCCCTGGGCCGCAAGTACCTGGAGGACGCGGCCAGAACCCTGTTGCAGGCATGGATCGACTGGGCGAACTCGCCGTACTACGACCCCCACCGGGTGCTCCGCTACGTCCTGGACGACCTGGCCCAGTGGGTGGACGCGAACAACGTCGCCAAGACGAACATCACGTCGACGACCACCCGCTACACCACGTCCATCAGCCACACCCCGCAGGCCGGCTTCTCCCAGGTGCATCCGGAGTACGGCGAGCTCACCGACATCGCGAACTGGGCGAAGGTCGGCGACAAGGCGGTCAGGATCTGGAGCCAGGGCGTCGACGAGTATCTGGGCAAGCCCGCCGCCCAGGTCCAGTCGGCCCTCAACAACCACTTCATCGAGCTGGGCGAGGACTTCTCCGACAACGTTCCCCGGCCGAAGTCGACCAGCACCGCTTCGGAGGAGTACGAGGAGAAGAAGATCAAGGAGGGAGAGGACGAGCTCAACCGGCAGAACGAGGAGAACCGCAGGTACCAGGACGAGCTGCGGGAGGAGCAGGAACGCCAGCGCGAGGAGGACCGCCGGTACCAGGAGGAGTTGCGCGGAGAGCAGAACAGGCAGCGGGAGGAGGACCGCAGGTATCAGGAGGAGCTGCGTGAGGAGCAGCGGCGCCAGCAGGAGGAGGCCGAACGTGAGGCCGAGGAGCAGCGCAAGGCCGTGGAGAAGAGCCTCGGCGGTCTCAACGACCCCAACGCGGTCGACGAGCAGAACCTCGGCAGCCTCGACGACCTGCTGAACGGGAACAAGCCGGTCACCGAGAGCCTCGGCGACGGCGGGCAGTCGGGTCCGGGACCGATCACCCAGAACCTCGGCAACCTCGGCGCGCTCAACAACGGACCGGGCGGGAACAAGAACTCCACCGACGCGGCCAACGAGGCGGTCACCCAGAACCTCGGCAACCTCGACGGTCTCAACAACGGCTCAGACGGCACCCTCGAAACCCCGACGGGCGGCACCACCCAGCTCACCGACGGCAAGGTCACCACCGACTTCCCGGACGGCAGCAGCACCACCTTCGACCCGGCGAGCGGGGAACTCACCACCACGCACCCCGACGGCTCCACCACCACACAGGATCTGGGCGACGGCACCAGGGTGACCAACCCGGACGGCTCGGTCACCTCCCTCGGCGACGACGGGAAGCTGACCACCACCTTCCCCGACGGCACCGTCCAGACCATCGACCCCGAGACCGGCCAGGCCACCACCACGCACCCCGACGGCACCACCACCACCCAGAACCTCGGCAGTCCGGGCAACCTCAACGGCCGGAACGACCTCGGGGACCTGGGCGACCTCGGCGACATCAACTCGGACGTCACCACCGAGTCGATCGGCGACCTGGGCAACCTCAACAGCGGGCAGTCCGGGCTGGAGACCCCCACAGGCGGCCACACCGCCGTCGTGGACGGCGACTTCACCACCACCTACCCGGACGGCAGCACAGCCACGTTCGACCCGGAGAGCGGGTTGCTCACCACGACCCACCCGGACGGCACCACCACGACCACCGACCTCACCCACGGGGCACAGGTGACCAACCCGGACGGCTCCACCACCGTCCTGGACAACGGCAAACTGACCACCACCTTCCCGGACGGCAGCACCCAGGTCATCGACCCTGAAACCGGCATCGCCACCATCACCGACCCTCAGGGCAACACCGAGACGGTCAATCTGCACGACCTCAACTCGACCGGCGGCAACGGCAGCTCCGGCGGTCTCGGCGGCGGTGCCCAGAACGGCTTCGGAGCCGGTGCGGCTCCTCTCTCGGACGGAGTCGCCGGCGGCGCGGGCAGCCCGCTCGCCGCCGCTGCCGGCGCGCCCGGCGCGCCCGGCATGCCCGGCACCCCCGGAATGCCGATGGGCGGCATGGGCGGCATGGGCGCGGGCGGTGACCGGGGCAACGGCGAGCGGGTGCGGGCCGTCCTGGTCGACGCGGCGGAGGAGAGCGAGCGCCGCAACCGCCGCAGGCGCAGCCCGTGGAACCGCCAGGAGGACAGCGACACGTTCCTGGCCCCGGCCTCCCGGGTGGCGACCACCGGAGGCGACACCCCCGAGGAAGAGGCGGAGCCGAGTCGCAGGTCCACCAGTTCCGCCGACTACCTGGAGGAGGACACGGACGTGTGGGGCACCGAGGAGGGCGGCACACCGGCCGTCATCGGACGGTGA
- a CDS encoding YbaB/EbfC family nucleoid-associated protein yields the protein MTEPLEKRLEKAMAELQAAQEAVARTERELRQASFAVLSSDRAVRATVGPQGELAGIEFLENKYRDMSPQELAASVLEAASAARLKMNRHVLKAMAPFAEPSSNVPELKGFELDWERIFGSEVLREDNEDTARDDRATPGWRDALGEDGED from the coding sequence GTGACGGAACCGCTGGAGAAGCGACTGGAGAAGGCGATGGCCGAACTCCAGGCCGCCCAGGAGGCGGTCGCTCGGACCGAGCGCGAACTGCGGCAGGCCTCGTTCGCGGTGCTCTCCTCCGACCGCGCGGTACGCGCCACCGTGGGCCCGCAGGGCGAACTGGCCGGGATCGAGTTCCTGGAGAACAAGTACCGCGACATGTCACCCCAGGAGCTGGCCGCCAGCGTCCTGGAGGCGGCGAGCGCGGCGCGGCTGAAGATGAACCGGCACGTGCTGAAGGCGATGGCGCCCTTCGCCGAGCCGAGCAGCAACGTGCCGGAGCTGAAGGGCTTCGAGCTGGACTGGGAGCGGATCTTCGGCTCCGAGGTGCTGCGCGAGGACAACGAGGACACGGCACGCGACGACCGGGCCACCCCCGGCTGGCGCGACGCGCTCGGCGAGGACGGGGAGGACTGA